A single region of the Malaclemys terrapin pileata isolate rMalTer1 chromosome 2, rMalTer1.hap1, whole genome shotgun sequence genome encodes:
- the FAM136A gene encoding protein FAM136A, with amino-acid sequence MAEAQQSRMQEAIDSMVQGLERENIRKMQGNMFRCSADCCENDMASMQQVHHCIERCHAPLAQAQAVVTKELERFQDRLARCTMHCNDKAKDSLDSGRKEQQVKQQLESCVTKCVDDHVHLIPSMTKKMKETLAAIAQ; translated from the exons ATGGCCGAGGCTCAGCAGAGCAGGATGCAGGAGGCCATCGACAGCATGGTGCAGGGGCTGGAGCGGGAGAACATCCGGAAGATGCAG GGTAACATGTTTCGGTGCAGCGCCGACTGCTGCGAGAATGACATGGCCTCCATGCAGCAGGTGCATCATTGCATCGAGCGCTGCCACGCACCcctggcccaggcccaggccGTCGTCACCAAagagctggagaggtttcag GACCGTTTGGCTCGCTGCACGATGCACTGTAATGACAAAGCCAAAGATTCCCTGGATTCAGGGCGCAAGGAGCAGCAGGTGAAACAACAGCTGGAGAGCTGCGTGACGAAGTGCGTGGACGATCACGTGCATCTCATCCCCAGCATGACCAAGAAAATGAAGGAGACTCTGGCAGCCATTGCACAATAA